One region of Quercus lobata isolate SW786 chromosome 2, ValleyOak3.0 Primary Assembly, whole genome shotgun sequence genomic DNA includes:
- the LOC115977719 gene encoding IQ domain-containing protein IQM5-like, with protein MKQESSTALQHWLEAIDPRHRYGHNLHFYYDVWSDSKSTQPFFYWLDVGDGKDLNLERCLRTVLQRQCIAYLGPKEREAYEVIVESGKLLYRQTGMLINTVEGSKWIFVLSTSRALYVGQKKKGVFQHSSFLSGGATSAAGRLVAHDGVLDVLSIT; from the exons AATCATCAACAGCACTACAACACTGGCTTGAAGCT aTTGATCCACGCCATCGTTATGGACACAATTTACACTTCTACTATGATGTCTGGTCTGATAGCAAGAGCACCCAACCTTTCTTCTACTG GTTGGATGTTGGTGATGGTAAAGACCTAAATCTTGAAAGGTGCCTAAGGACTGTTCTACAACGTCAATGCATCGCGTATCTTGGACCA AAAGAGAGGGAAGCATATGAAGTAATTGTAGAGAGTGGAAAGCTTTTATACAGGCAAACAGGGATGCTTATTAACACAGTTGAGGGTTCTAAGTGGATTTTTGTGCTCAGCACATCAAGGGCTTTGTATGTGGGTcagaagaagaaaggtgttTTTCAGCACTCAAGTTTTCTATCGGGAGGTGCTACATCAGCAGCAGGGAGATTAGTTGCCCATGATGGGGTTCTTGACGTACTATCTATAACATAG
- the LOC115968190 gene encoding 40S ribosomal protein S3-2, translated as MATQMSKKRKFVADGVFFAELNEVLTRELAEDGYSGVEVRVTPMRTEIIIRATRTQNVLGEKGRRIRELTSVVQKRFKFPENSVELYAEKVNNRGLCAIAQAESLRYKLLGGLAVRRACYGVLRFVMENGAKGCEVIVSGKLRAQRAKSMKFKDGYMISSGQPVKEYIDSAVRHVLLRQGVLGIKVKIMLDWDPKGKMGPTTPLPDLVTIHTPKEEEYTPAIVSTPSELTVA; from the exons ATGGCAACCCAGATGAGCAAGAAGCGAAAG TTCGTCGCCGATGGGGTGTTCTTCGCGGAGCTTAATGAGGTTCTGACCAGAGAGCTTGCTGAGGATGGCTACTCTGGCGTCGAAGTTAGGGTCACTCCGATGCGCACTGAGATCATTATCAGGGCCACTCGTACTCAGAATGTTCTTG GTGAAAAGGGAAGAAGAATTAGGGAGCTGACTTCTGTTGTTCAGAAACGGTTCAAGTTCCCAGAGAACAGTGTGGAGCTCTATGCTGAGAAGGTTAACAACAGGGGTCTCTGTGCCATTGCTCAGGCTGAGTCTCTCCGCTacaagcttcttggtggccttGCTGTCCGAAG GGCTTGCTACGGTGTCTTGAGATTTGTCATGGAGAATGGGGCGAAGGGATGTGAG GTCATAGTGAGTGGAAAGCTCCGAGCGCAGCGTGCCAAGTCAATGAAGTTCAAGGATGGTTACATGATATCCTCTGGTCAACCTGTCAAAGAGTACATTGACTCAGCTGTGAGACACGTTCTTCTTAGACAG GGTGTACTTGGTATTAAGGTCAAGATCATGCTTGACTGGGATCCTAAGGGAAAGATGGGGCCAACTACACCATTGCCTGATCTAGTCACCATCCACACTCCCAAGGAAGAGGAGTACACTCCTGCAATTGTGTCGACACCCTCAGAACTTACAGTAGCATAA